The sequence below is a genomic window from Candidatus Acidiferrales bacterium.
AGCGCCATCACTGCACATGCGCCAGCGTCCTCCGCGATCTTGGCTTGCTCCGCGGTCGTGACGTCCATAATCACGCCGCCTTTCAGCATCTCCGCCAGCCCGACCTTCACCCGCCACAGATTCTCTTGTCCCTTCTTCTCGCTTCCGTTTTCCATTGTCCTTTTCCTTCCTTCTCGTTGGATGAAACTCGCTGCTCTTTCGAATCTCCGATTCCGTCCTCGCGCTGCGGACACTTTCTATGTGATCCCAGGCACGCTGAACAGTTTCATGATCTTCTTCGCGCATTCTTCCACGAATCGCACGTCCTTCTCACCAAACGCATTCTCTCTCTCGCTCGCGATGTTGATTGTTCCGATGACGCTCGCGCCCGGCCCCAGCACCGGCACAATCATCTCCGACCGCATTTTTGTGTACGCCACCAGATACCTCGGATCCTTGCTGACATTGCCGACCACCAGCGGCGCACGCTCCTTCACGACGGCGCCGGTCAGCCCTTTCGTCACAGCAAACCGCAAGTGCGCCGGCTCTTCGCTTCCGGTCCAGCCAAGCGCGATGATTTCCTTTTCCGTCACGGCATAAATCGTCACGGAGCCATACCCGGCGGACAATCGCAGAGTTTGCGCGATCCGCTTCGCCGTCTCCTTAGGCGCGGCTCCCTCATTCATCGTCGAGCCGATTTCGTCCAGCACCGCTTGCTCGTTGTTCACGCAGCGCTCCTTCCAGGATTCGATTTTGTCTCAACTGGCATCGGCAATCACCACAAACCTTCCCTTGCCTCGCGCCAGAACTCTCCCTGCTTCGTTCCGAATTTCTCCGCGATGCATCAGGTTCCTGCCTTCGCGCGACACTTCCTCCGCTTCCACCGTAATTTCCTGATCCACGGGCACCGGCCGCAAGTATTCGACGCTCAGCTCCGCCGTCACCGCGCGCACATTGTGAAACCGGTTCATCTTCCCCATCGCTTCATCCAGCAGCAACGCAATAATTCCGCCGTGCAAAATCCGGTTGCTTCCCTGATACCGCTCGCCCAGCCGGAACCGCCCGACGATCCTCCGCTGTTCGTGGTCCTGCTCAAATGTCAGCTTCATCCCTTGCGCATTTGCCGCT
It includes:
- a CDS encoding GAF domain-containing protein: MNNEQAVLDEIGSTMNEGAAPKETAKRIAQTLRLSAGYGSVTIYAVTEKEIIALGWTGSEEPAHLRFAVTKGLTGAVVKERAPLVVGNVSKDPRYLVAYTKMRSEMIVPVLGPGASVIGTINIASERENAFGEKDVRFVEECAKKIMKLFSVPGIT
- a CDS encoding PaaI family thioesterase, whose protein sequence is MATERLEPKADNPCFGCGAANAQGMKLTFEQDHEQRRIVGRFRLGERYQGSNRILHGGIIALLLDEAMGKMNRFHNVRAVTAELSVEYLRPVPVDQEITVEAEEVSREGRNLMHRGEIRNEAGRVLARGKGRFVVIADAS